The sequence CTACCTGCAACGCGTGCTCGGCGCCGGACCGGCGAGAACCGGGCTGGACTTCCTGCCGTTCGCGCTCGGCGTGGTGGCCGGCTCGGTGCTCGCCGTCAAGCTCGGGTACCGGTTCACGCCACGCACCCTGCTGATCGCCGGCGCGGCGCTGACCGCGACAGGGTTCGCCTGGTTCGGCCTGATCAGCCCGGGCGGCGCCTTCGTCACCGACGTCCTCGGGCCGTCGATCGTCGCCAGCGTCGGCTTCGGGCTCTGCCTCGGGCCGGTGGTCTCCACCGCGACCGCGGGCGTCGCGCCCCGCGAGGCCGGCACCGCGGCGGGCCTGCTCAACAGCTCGCGTCAGATCGGCGCCTCGCTCGGCCTGGCCTCGCTCGGCACCGCGGCCCAGCAACGTACCGGCGGGAGCGTCGCACCCGAAGCCCTCAACCGCGGCTACGCGCTCGGTCTGACGCTCGGTGCCGCGCTGCTGGCCGCCGCGGTCCTGATCGCCCTCACCGTCCTGCGCCCGGCCGGGCCGAAACCCTCGGCGGCGGCCACCCAGGGCGCCGAGCCCGCCGGGCAGGCCGGACCGGTCGGGCGCTAGAGCCGCCGGGCCGGCTCCTTACGGGGCGGGCCCGGCACCGGCGCGGCCGGCTACACCGTCGCGATCGCCGGGTCGCTCACACCCGGGCGGCCGTTCTCCACGTGCCCGGCGAAACGGCGGGTGAACGCGGGGTCGTGGTCGGACAGCACCGTCACGTCGTACCAGCGGCCGGAGCGCGCGAGGTCCAGCCGGTGGCTCTCGCGGCGCCCGGCCCGGACCACGAGCATCCGCTGCTTCCCGTCGTACGCGTTGCGGACCGTGAAGCGGAGGTCGGTGTGCCCGGAGTTGGTGAGGGTCAGCTCGACCTGCCCGGTGAGGGCGTCGTGCCGGGCGGTCACCTCGGCGCCGGTGCGGTGCGCGGAGCCGCCGAAGGCGCGCAGGAAGCCGGCCGGACCGTGCACGGTGAGGTCGTACTCCCCGCCGGAGGTGCCGGTGTCCCAGTGCCCGGAGACGGTGTGCCCCGCGCCGGTGGTGTACGTCCAGGGCCCGTCGGTGCGGTTGCCGGAGGTGACGTGGAAGCAGGCGCCCGCGCCGGTGCCGCCGCCGAAGGTGAGGGTGATCCGCGCGTCGGACGCGGTCACGGCGGCGTCGGTGCGCGGCGCGTAGGGCAGCGGCCTGGTCGGCCGGGAGCCCTTCTCCTGGCGGGGCAGCGCCTGGTGGGCGGGCGGCACCGGTACGTAGGAGTCGTGCCGGTCGGAGTCCGGCGGCTGGTAGCCGTCGGTGCCGGGCAGGTGCGCGGGCCGGTCGTGCGTGAGGGAGAAATCGAACGCGGAGGTGAGGTCGCCGCAGACGGCGCGCCGCCAGGGCGAGATCTGCGGCTCGCGCACGCCGAACCGCCGCTCGATGAAGCGGAGGACCGAGGTGTGGTCGAACGTCTCGGAGCAGACGTAGCCGCCGGTGCTCCACGGCGAGACCACGATCATCGGCACCCGCTGGCCGAGGCCGTACGGGCCGGGCGCGTAGGTGGCGTCGCCCGGGAAGAGTTCGAGCGAGGTGTCGACGGTGGAGGCGCCCTGCCCGGGCGCGGCGGCGTACGGCGGCACGACGTGGTCGAAGTAGCCGTCGTTCTCGTCGTAGGTGATCAGCAGCGCGGTCCTGCTCCACACCTCGGGGTCGGAGGTGAGCGCGTCGAGCACCTGGGAGATGTACCAGGCGCCGTAGTTCGCGGGCCAGTTGGGGTGCTCGGAGAACGCCTCGGGGGCGGCGATCCAGGACACCTGCGGCAGCCGGCCGGCCTTGACGTCGGCGCGCAGCACGTCGAAGAAGCCGTCGCCCGCCTTGGCGTTCGTGCCGGTGCGGGCCTTGTCGTACAGGGGGTCGCCGGGCTTCGCGTCGCGGTACTGGTCGAAGTAGAGCAGCGAGTTGTCGCCGTAGTTGCCGCGGTAGGCGTCCTCGATCCAGCCCCAGCCGCCGGCCGCGTCGAGGCCGTCGCCGACGTCCTGGTAGATCTTCCAGGAGACGCCGGCCTGCTCCAGCCGCTCGGGGTAGGTGGTCCAGCCGTAGCCGAGTTCGGAGTTGTCGACGACCGGGCCGCCGCCCTTGCCGTCGTTGCCGGTCCAACCGCTCCACAGGTAGTAGCGGTTGGGGTCGGTGCCGCCGATCAGCGAGCAGTGGTAGGCGTCGCAGACGGTGAACGCGTCGGCGAGCGCGTAGTGGAACGGGATGTCCTCGCGGGTCAGATGGGCCATCGTGGCGGCGGACTTGGCCGCGATCCACTGGTCGTAGCGGCCGCCGTTGACCGCGGCGTGGCTGCCGGTCCACTCGTGGTTGAGGCCCTCGATGAACTTCATCCCCAGGTCCCCCGCGTCCGGGTGGTACGGCAGGACCTCGCCCGCGCCGGCGCCGGTGCCGTCCGGCTGGTGCCACACCGACTTGCCGCTGGGCAGCGTGACCGGGCGGGGGTCGCCGAAGCCGCGGACCCCGCGCAGCGAGCCGAAGTAGTGGTCGAAGGAGCGGTTCTCCTGCATGAGGACGACGATGTGCTCGACGTCCTCGAGGGTGCCGGTGCGGCGGCCGGCCGGGATGGCGGCAGCCCGGGTGATGCTGCCGGACAGCGCGGAGAAGCCGGCGGTGGCGCCCGCGATCTGAAGGAAGCGGCGCCGGTTGAGTTCGGTCATGGCTCGCGAGACCTCTTTGGCTCGGGGCGGAGGTGTGCCGCGGTATCCGGTCGCGGCAGCCCGGTCGGGTCCGTCCCAGACCACCGAGCGCCGGCGAAGGGCGGGTGTCGCCCGCGTGGCGCGCCGAGGTACGGACCGCGAACAGCCCTGCCCGCGGCGGCTGATGGGGCGCGCGGGCACGGGGGTGTCCGGGCGTCGGGGCGAGTTACGGGGGTACGGGACGGTTCGGTCCGGGCGCGAACCGGACGTTCTTCGGGCTCCACAACCACGTCGGGAGGTGCGGCGGTGGGTGCGGGAGGACGGTTGCGTCACAGCAGACTCGACCTGGCGTGCGGCCCCTCCGCCGTCCACGTCGCCCCCATCCGCCAAAGAGGCCCCCTCCAAAGGAAGGGGCCTACGTGCGACGCACAGCCGGCAACGCTTCTTTGGGGTGTCAGACTCCCAGGGTCGGGAAGCGACCTTCAACGACCGCGTCCACGAAGGTCTGCCACTGCTCGGGCCGGAACGTGAGCGCCGGCCCCGTTGGACAACCGGGGGCCGGCGCCTCCGACATGTGCTCAGGCGAGCAGGTCCTTCTGTCCGGCCTGCACGCTTGCTGTGAACAGCTCGTAGTCCCGACGGGAGACGATCAGGACCTTGGCGTCGGGGTCACCCACGTCCACGGAGTCGCGCAGCGCCACCACCCCGTCCACGAAGGCGACCTCCAGGCAGTTGTTGCCAGCATTGGACATGTCGCTCTTGGCCCAGGTGGCGTTGGTGAGATCGACCTGCTTGTTCATGCGTAGTAGTCCTTGATCAACTCGTGGATGAAGCGGCGCGAGGCCGGGCCGTCGAGGGACCGGGAGCGGAGGTATTCGAGGGCCGACTCGTACCTGCCCACGTCCCCATCCTCCTCCAGGTAGACGGAGGTTGTCATCGTCTCAATGACGGCAACCGGCGGTCCCACCGGGAAGTGTAGGAGCTGGAACGGACCGTTCATGCCTGCGTGTGCGCCAGACCCGAAGGGGAGCACCTGTATCACTACGTGGGCGTGCTCCTCGGTCACATCCAGGAGCCGTTGGAGCTGCGCGCGCATCACGTCCGGGTCGCCGATCACGCGTCGCAGCGCCGCCTCGTCAAGGACACAGGACACGCTGAGTGGTGTCTCGCGCGCGAGCACCGCTTGCCTCGCCATGCGGAGATCCACGAAGCGGGCGATCTCCCGCTTCGACGGCCACTGCTGACTCTGCTCGACGACAGAGGCCGCGTAGTCCCTGGTCTGGAGCAGGCCGGGCACCATGGTCAGGTAGGACTCGGCCTTCGACGCCATCCCTTCGAGGTGCAGAAAGTCCTCGAACTCGTCGGTCTGGATCGCTTCCTTGTACTCGTCCAGCAGGTTCGTCCGCTTGCCCGAGGCCGCGAGGGACGCCATCACCTTGATCTTCGTGCGAGTCTCTTCCGAGTCGACGCCGTAGATCTCGAAGAAGGCGGTCAGACCGAGGCCGGAGACACGTTGCTTGCCGTTCTCGATCTTGCTCAGCGCAGGCTTCCCCGCGAGGCCAAGCCGGTCCGCGGCCTCCTCCATCCCGAGTCCCGCGGCTGTCCGCAGCGACCGCAGGGCCGATCCGAGCCTGCGTCGGTGCACGTTGGGCCTTGCTTCCGCCATCGGCCTGCCTCTCTTGTGTCGGTTGCAGGGTAGCGCCGCCAACGTTGCTGGCATATGCCAATTTTCAAGTCGGAAACCAACTTTTCCGGATCAGGTTGCCAGAAACGTTGCTCATACTTCACAGTTGCATCCAGGCGCTCGCAACTCAGCGTACGGTAATCGTCATTTCCTGTTACCACCGCGTGCGCCCCTCAACTCGTGAACCGGTGAGAGGTGTTGGCCATGGCGCCCAGTTTCCGTCGAAGCAGGCTGGACTTGGCGTGCGAACCCTCCGCCGTCGGCCGCGCTCGGAGCCACGTCGGAGACACGCTCACGCGCTGGCGGCTCCCCAAAGACGTGGTGTTCGACGCTGCGACCGTGGTCACCGAGCTGACGAGCAACGCCGTTCGCCACGCGGGGAGTTGCGCCGATCCGTTCGACGCCGGGCAGGTCCGCCCGTCGACCGTACGGCGGTGCGCCCTGACCCTGTGGCTGACCAACACGCGCCTGTACCTGGGAGTGTGGGATCAGAGCCTTGCCCGCCCGGTGCTGCAGCCCATCTCCCTCGAAGCCGAGGGCGGACGCGGCCTCCAGGTGGTGGCCGGTCTCTCCGAGGGGCAGTGGGGCACCGCGCTGACCCGGCCCGAAGGAAAGTTCGTGTGGGCCGCGCTCCCTCTCCCCACTGGGTATCGCCGTCCCACGGCACGGGACAGCTCGCCATCGCGAGCTTCGTCGTGGCGGTGAGCGCGTGAGGACCGTTGCCGCTTCACCGCCCCCGATCCGGCACCCCCGGCCAGGCCGGCCGACGCCTGACCGCGCCGCGCCACCCTCCGATTCCACCGCCCGACCACGAACAGGAACCCCGCACCATGAACGCGGTCCCCTCATCCAGCGCCTTACCCGACCCCGCTACCCCGCAGAAGTCGACGCCGACCCGGCGGTGGGCGATCACCACCACCACCGGCGAAACCGCCATCGGCCATCTGCCGGCCTGGGCCAGCACCGACCCCAGCGAACACGACGTGCCCCCAAACCAGTTGGCCGCGCGCCTGGCCGACATCAACCACCACGTCCGCTTCCCCGGAGAGATCCTGCGCGTCTACTCCCCCGCCAACCCCGAACGGCACCCGACGCCCGTGGAAGTCCTCCACACCAGCATCGACTGCAACCCCTACGCACCCGACCCCGAACCCTGTATCCCCATCGCCAACCTCCACCTGGCCGGAGAGTACTGGCTCACCGATCTCGGCCCCGAAGAACTCGGCCACCTCGCAGACGGTCTCCGCGCCCTGGCCGACCGCCTCGATCACCAGGTCCGCCCCACACTCATCGCCGCCCGCTCCGACTGGACCGGCTACCAGTCCCGCTCCACAGGCACCCACCGGTGAAGGCCCACGTGACGAAACCCAGCACTCCGGCGCCGCTGTTCGCGAACAGCGAGGCGACCGCCCGCGCCCTGTACGCCCACCAACTCGCCGTGCTGCGCGCGAAGGCCGGACTCACTCTCACCGAACTGTCCGACCAGTGCCACTACGAACAGTCCTACCTGCACCGACTGGAGACCGGGGGACGACTGGGCACCCTCGACGTCGCCCTCGCCCTGGACCGCTTTTACCACACCGGCGACCTCCTGGTCCGACTGTGGCACCTGGCCAAACGTGAAGCCAAACAGGTCGCGGCCGGCGGCATCGCCAGCCTCGAAGCCACCGCCACCACCATCCAGGAATACGCCCTCACCGCCATCCCCGACCTCCTCCTGGCCCCCGCCTACGCCAAGGAGCAACTCGCCGCCACCGGCCCCCACCACCTCCGGGCACTCAACGCCCGCCTCGAAGAACTCCGGCTGCGGCAGGCCCGGTTGACCGCCACCGCGTCCCCGCCGGTCCACTACCGCGCCATCCTCGACGAGATCGTGCTCCAGCACGCGGTTCACCACCCCACCACCTGGGCCGATCAGCTCGACCACCTGATCACCGCCGCCCAACACCCCGCCGTCGCCCTCCACATCCTCCCGCTGGGCGGCGGTCCGCGCGTCCTCCACGGCCCCCTCCAACTCCTCTCCTTCCGCGTCGGCCGTCCCCTCGCCCACGCCCACAGCACGCTCACCGGCCACCTCACCGACGACCCCGACGACGTCGAACAACTCCGCCAGAGCTACGACAACCTACGCGACACCGCCCTGACCCCCACCCAGACCCTCACCCACCTCCACGCCCTCCGCACCACCAACGCGACCGCGTCCACGTCCACCGCACCGCCACCGTGACCACGTCCACGTCCTGAACAGCCCGCCCCGGGCGCCGCGACCGGCCCGTCACCGTGGGTTCCGTCGCCGTCCGGCAAGGCGCCGTTCAACTGCCCGTCGCCGCCGGGCGGGAGTCTGCCCGATGTCACCGCGCCGTACCGGTGGCACCGGCACCGCTCAGCACCTCCACGCACCGCATCCGCGCCAAGGAGCCATGATGGTCGCACAGTTGGACCCGCTGGACCCGTCCGAGCCGTCGTCGTCCGAGTCCTCGTCGGAGTCCTCGTCCGGTCCGCGCATCGGCCGCCGGACCGCGGTCGGCCTGCTCGGCACCGCGGGTGCCGCCGCGGTGGCCGCACCGCTGCTGACCGCGACGCCGGCCGCCGCGTCGGCCCCGGGCAGCGCGCCGGCAGGTGCCCCGGCGGGTGCCCCGGCCTTCCACCCGTCGCCGGACGCAGGCGGCGCGCCGCCGGTGCAGGGCCTGCACCTGACGTTCGGCAAGGACCCGTCCACCCAGATGGTGGTCTCCTGGCTGACCGACGCCCCGGTGAAGCGGCCCCGGGTGATGTACGGCACGCTCGACCACGGCCTCGGCTCGGGCGCCGACGCGGTCACCCGCGTCTACGCCGACGGCAAGTCCGGCCGGAAGGTCTACGTCCACCACGCGGCACTGAACCGGCTCTCCCCCGGCAAGCAGTACTTCTACGTCGTCTCGCACGACGGTGCCACCCCCGACAGCGGCACCTTCGCCACCGCGCCGCGCGGCCGGCAGCCGCTGACCTTCACCAGCTTCGGCGACCAGTCGGCGCCGCAGGTCACCTGGGCGGCCGACGGCACCGTGGCGCTGGACGCCAACTCCACGCCCGCCACGAAGGACATCGTCACCGGCATCGAGCAGGTCGCGCCGCTGTTCCACCTGCTCAACGGCGACCTGTGCTACGCCAACCTGGACCTGGACCGGGTGCGGACCTGGAACAACTTCTTCACCAACAACACGCGTTCGGCCCGCTTCCGGCCGTGGATGCCCGCCGCGGGCAACCACGAGATCGAGTCGGGCAACGGCCCGATCGGACTGGGTGCCTACCAGACGTACTTCGCGCTGCCGTCGACCGAGACCGACGCCGAACTCGCCGGCCTGTGGTACGCGTTCACCGCCGGCTCGGTGCGGGTCATCGTGCTCCAGAACGACGACAACTGCCTCCAGGACGGCGGCGACCTCTACATCAACGGCTACTCCGGCGGACGCCAGCTCGCTTTCCTGGAGCGGGAGTTGAAGGCCGCCCGGGCGGACCGCGAGATCGACTGGGTGGTCGTCGCCATGCACCAGGTGATGATCTCCTCCTCCGACGCCAACGGCGCCGACCTGGGCCTGCGCGCCAAGTACGGCCCGCTCTTCGACCGCTACCAGGTCGACCTGGTCGTCTGTGGGCACGAGCACAACTACGAGCGGTCGCTCGCCGTGCGCGGCGTCGTCAGCGGCAGCGAGACGCTGACCCCGAACCCGGCGTCCACCCGCACCGACGACATCGACACGGGCCTGGGCACCGTGCACATGGTGCTCGGCGGCGGCGGTGTCTCCGGCACCACCAACCAGTCCTTCTTCAAGGACGGCACCGCGAAGGTCCTGACGGCGGTGGCCGACAGCCGTCCTGAAGGCGGCAAGCGCGCGCCGACCTACGTCAAGGAGGAGGCGGTCTGGACGGGCGTGCGCGACATCGAGCACCCGTACGGTTTCGCGGCCTTCACCGTCGACCCGGGCCGCTTCCCCGGCGACACCACCCGCCTGCACGTCACGTACTACAACGTGGACAAGCCCGCCGGCGAGCTCTCGGTCTTCGAGAAGTTCACGCTGCACCGCAAGCGGTCCGACGCACGTCGCTGACGGCACCCGGTCCACCCGGGCGGCACGGTCCGCCCGGGTGGCACGCTCGGGGTCACCCGACACGCTGCTTGTACGGCACACCACCACGCACGGCGCGGTGAACTACGATCCGCGGTGGGCGGCCGGGTGGACGGCGGCCCACCCACCCCTGGCCCACCCACGCAGGAGGCGTTACGTGGCCGACAGCGAATACCGCGTCGAGGTCGACGGCGCACGCGTGCTGACCCCGCGGCTGATCCTGCGGCCGTGGCAGGACGACGACGCCGCGGGCGCCCTGGCGGTGTACGGCGCCGACGAGGTGACCCGCTGGCTGGCCCCGGCGATGACCCGCACCCCGGACACCGAGGCGATGCGCGACCTGCTCGGCTGCTGGCGGGCCAACTGCGAGGAGATGGAGCCCCCGGCAGGGCGCTGGGCCGTCACCCGCCGCGACACCGGCGAGCTGGTGGGCGGCGCGGCCCTGCTCCCGCTGCCCCCGTACGGCGTGGACCTGGAGGTCGGCTGGCAGCTCGCCCCCACCGCGTGGGGCCAGGGGTACGCCTCGGAGGCCGGGCACGCCGTGGCGCACTACGCGTTCGAGGCGGGCGCCGACGAGATCTTCGCCGTCGTCCGCCCCCGCAACGAGCGCGGTGCCGCCACCGCCCGGCGGGTCGGCATGGAGTGGGTCGGCGAGACCGAGAAGTACTACGACCTGCGGCTCCAGGTGTACCGCCTGCGCAAGGCCGAGTTCCCGCCGGCCCCCGCACCGCTCATCGCCGAGTAGCCCGCACCCGGGCGCCCGTACGACCCCGGCGGTCGTGCGGCGGCGGTGCGGCGGTCGCGGACCCGGGGCGGACCCGGCGCGGGAGCCGGGCGAAATGCGGGAGAGCCGCGCGGACCCCTGCTGTTACCGTACGAGGGCCGGCCGCGGGACTCCGGTGCGACTTCCGGAACCTGCCTGTAAAGCAATGATTCGCAGCTCGCGCCCTCACACCCCGGCCGGCGTCCGTCGCCATGGAGGGGGTGCGCGGTGCCGGCTGCGCCGGAGGGCCTGGTGGCCGCCGAGGACGTGCTGCTGTTCGTGAACGCGGCGGTCACGGCGACCGGCCAGCGCGAGTTCCACAGCGGAGCGGACCGGCAGCGGATGTCCCTGGACTTCCTGCACGCGTACATGCTCGGCAACTACCGGGAGTTGTACGCGGCCGCCCTCGCGCTGGGCGTCAACGACCACAACGCGGCGCTGATCGTCCGGCACCTGCTGGAGACCGCGGGCGAGGCGGGCCCCGAACAGCGCCGTACCGAAGGCGCGTTGATTGCCCGGCGGCTCGAACTGCTCCCGCCGCAGCGGGTGTACGCCCTGTTCGCCGAGCTGCGCGCGGCCCGGGTGAACAACCGCCGTACCCGGGCGATCATCCGGGACTGGCTCGCCACGCGGCCCGACCCGGCGTTCGACGCGGTGAAGTACCGCGCGGGGGTGAAGAGCGCCCTGCGCCACGCCCATCTGCCTTCGGCCACCGAGGAGTTGGGGCCGTTCCTGTTCGCGCCGCGCAGCCGCGCCCGATTCGGCCACCCGCTGCTGGACGCGCGCCGCCGGGCCCGCTACGAGCAGGCGGCACTCTACGAGCTGCCGTTCACCGTCGCGGAGGGGTTCGCGGCGCGGCACGGCATCGCCCGGGAGGTGTTCCTGGAGCGGATCGCGCCAAGGCTGACCCGCCTGGAGCGGCTGCGCCTGCAGGAGTCGGCCAGGCGCGCCGGCGCCGAGGCGGTCCGCACCGACCTGGCCCGGATGCCGCTGACCCGGCTCGCCTCCTACGTCCTGGGGCTGCCGGCCCCGGACCGGGTGGAGCGGCGGGCCGAGCTGACCGCCGCCCTGACCGCCGCCGCGCGCCGTACCGCCGGTGCGCGGGCCGGGAGTTGGGGCCGGGTGACGGCGGTGCTCGACGACTCGTACTCCGCGTACGCGTCCGGCCAGAAGCGGCGCCGGCCGCTGGCGGTCGCGCTCGCCGCGCACTTCCTGCTGGCGGCGCTGGCCGGTTCGTACCGGGCGCTGTGGACCTCGGGCCGTACGGACGCGCTGCTGGCCCGGCCGCAGGGGCCCACCCCGCTCGGCGCCCGGCTGCTGGACGCGCTGGAGACCGGGCCCGACCTGCTGCTGGTGGTCTCCGACGGTTTCGACAACGCGCCGCCGGGCCTGGCCGCGGAGGTGCTGCGGGTGTGGCGCACCCGTATCGACCCGGCCGGCCGTACCGACGTGGTCCACCTCAACCCGGTGTACGACGCGCGGGAGTTCGAGGTGCGCCGGCTGTCCCCCGCCGTGCCGACCGCGGGCATTCGCGACGCGGAGGACCTGCCGGCGCTGGTCGAGCTGGCCGCGTTCGCCACCGGGCGCACCGGGTTGCCGCGGCTGCGGGCGCACCTGGACGCGAGGGTCGCGGAGTTCCTGGCGGCGGCGCCCGAGCGCGTCCCGCCCGCGCCCGCCGTCGGGGCGACCGGGACCGCCGGGGGCACGGCATGAGCGGCACCTTCCGGCTGGACCTGGCCGGCCTCGAACCCGGCCCCGCCCAGGTGTGGGGCGGCGTCCGGCTCGTACCGCTGCTGCGCGCCGAGCCGGTCGAGGGGCTGCGGCTGCACGCCGAGCTGTACCGCGACGGGTACGGCGTGGTGGCCGTCGGCCCGCGCACCGCGTACACCTCCTACATCCCGCACGGCTTCGTCGCGGACTGGGGCGCCGACACCGGGCACACCGGTCCGGCCGCCGCGTACGGCACGCAGTTGCGCGGCGGGCCCGACGGCGGCGGCGCACCGGGCCGGGGCGAGCGCGAGGGCGGCAAGGGCCGCGGCGAGCCGCCGGTCTCCTGCGTGCCGCTCACCCTGCACCGGCGGACGGCCCGCCGCGAGGCGAAGCACCGGCTGCGGTTCCTGCCGCTGCACCTGGCGCTGGAGGGCTATCTGAGCCTGCACTTCGGCGGTCCGTCCATCGCCTGGGCGGAGTGGTCCCGGCAGGCGCTGCGGCGCGGGCTGTCGCCGCGGGCGGAGGAGGCGTACCGCGGCGCCGAGGTGAGCGGACTCGAGGACGCGCTGCGGATCTTCGAGGTGCACCCCGGGCAGTGCGGGACGGCGGTCTACGTCGCGGACGCGCCGGCCGCCGTGTTCGCGGTGCCCCACCCGGAGGACTACCGGGCCCTGCACGACACCCTCCTGCTCGACCTGTACGGCGAACTCGTCCACCAGTACGCCCTGTTCGGCTCGCCGGTGCCCGAGTTCACGCCCGCGCTCGGCGAGCCCGGGTCTCTGCCGGAACTGCGCGCCGCCGTCGCCCGCGAGGAGCGCGGCTGGCGGGAGTTCCACGACGGCACCATGGCCGCGGGGCTGCTGGACGCGGAGTACACCGCCCAACGGGTCTACCGGGCGGGCCCGTTCACGCTCCAACGGTTCCTGCCGGCCTTCCTGCCGCGCCGGGAGAACCACATCGGCGAGGCGATCACGACGCGTGACGGGCGCGTCGCCTACCTCAAGACGTTCCGGCTGTCCGAGGCCCAGGTGCGGCGCGGCCACCTGCTCAGCCGGCTGGCCGCCAGCGACTGGCAATTCGGCGCCACCGCCACCGAACTCGGCCTCACCGTAGCCGAGTTGGCGCAGCGCCTGCGCACCGCCGGATTCGGCCACCTGCTGCGCCAGGACATCGCCGACGCCTTCCGCGCCCGCGCCGCCCGCGGCTGACCGAGCAACGCGGGCCGGACGGCGCCGGCGTGACGCGTACGCGGCGCCCCCGCACGCGCTTCCCCCCGCGCCCTGCGCCCCACACCCGTCGGGACCTCACCCCCACCACCGCACTGAATCGTTCAATTCCTCACCCTTCTTCCCACCGCCACCACACCCCGCCCCGGTCCAGCAGCGGGCGGCCCGGACCGGGGCGGCGTACACCACTCGACACGCCTCCAACTGCACCGACCCGATCGACCGATCCGCGCACGAGCATTGACGCCCACCCGGCGGCTGCCCTAGCGTCCCTGACGATTCGTTTGAATCATTTCATTCCGTCCTCCGGGAAGGGCGGCCCGGCGGAGGACATCCGGGGCCGCAGGTGAGCGGGGCCGGTGTGTCGGACGCATGCTCCACGGAGGGAATCCGATGAACGACGACGGCTGTCCGACGTCCGGCGGCAGTGCCCGTCCACCCGTCTCCCGGCGCCGTGTGCTGCAGGTCGCGGCGGCCGCCGCGGCCGCCGGCACCGTGGGGAGCTTCTGGCAGCCCGCCTACGCGAGCGCACCCGGCACCGCGCCCGGCGCCGCCCACGGAGCGTTCTCCACGGGGCGGTTCGCCGATCCGCCGGC comes from Streptomyces sp. NBC_00448 and encodes:
- a CDS encoding ARPP-2 domain-containing protein encodes the protein MSGTFRLDLAGLEPGPAQVWGGVRLVPLLRAEPVEGLRLHAELYRDGYGVVAVGPRTAYTSYIPHGFVADWGADTGHTGPAAAYGTQLRGGPDGGGAPGRGEREGGKGRGEPPVSCVPLTLHRRTARREAKHRLRFLPLHLALEGYLSLHFGGPSIAWAEWSRQALRRGLSPRAEEAYRGAEVSGLEDALRIFEVHPGQCGTAVYVADAPAAVFAVPHPEDYRALHDTLLLDLYGELVHQYALFGSPVPEFTPALGEPGSLPELRAAVAREERGWREFHDGTMAAGLLDAEYTAQRVYRAGPFTLQRFLPAFLPRRENHIGEAITTRDGRVAYLKTFRLSEAQVRRGHLLSRLAASDWQFGATATELGLTVAELAQRLRTAGFGHLLRQDIADAFRARAARG